Genomic window (Leptospira kirschneri serovar Cynopteri str. 3522 CT):
ACGTAAACTTTCCGAGATATGAGAACTTGCTTTCAGATCCGCCTCGGTCACTGGATCGTTTTTTCCTTTATCCTTGACCTTAAAATCAGAATGATAAATTTCTAATACAATTTTGCCAGCCTCTAAGACGGAATCTACGGCAGATTGAAGATACTGAATCGAATTCAAAAAAGAAAATACTCGAAATAAAAATTACTTTCCGCTCTTACCATCCGGTGCCGAAGTACTTTCTTTATGAGGATCATCTAAATTCTCGGGACGAAGATAAAACACTTCGTTTTCTGGAGTTTGGAGATAAATTTCCGGGTCCATTTTAAAACTATAGAAAAACAGATACTTTTTAAATTTTACGTAAACCGTGTAAGTTCCCTTTTGCGGTTCGTAAAGCATGGTATCTGTATTTAAATCTTTGGTAATTTCTTTGTATTCTAGATACCTGTGGTGAAGAGTATATTTTACCGCGGAAAGAAGATTCTTTTCGAGAGTCGCTTTTTTAGTCGCATCCGAAAGTTTTACGTTCTTATTGTACTCTTCTACTTTATTGAATTCTTCCACAACACCTTGCGATTTTCCGGCCTGAAGGCTAAAAAGTGCAAAGAAAAATAAAAGACAAATTGCGAGTATTTTCTTCATCTTGAGTTTCCTGTTTTTCGTTATTATTATCGGATTTTAAAACGACAAACTTTCCACTTTCTTATAATTTCTCAAGGGGGGTATAGGCAACAAAAAAGTTCTTTTCGACGTTTCCAAAACGGATGGCGACCTTTGTATTCTTTTCCCTACCGGAAACGGTTAAAATTGTTCCGACCCCGAATTGTTTGTGTTTTATCCGATCTCCCGGTTTTAGATAGAGATTATTTGGATCGGGTGTATGCGGCTCCAATTCCTTCTTCGTTTGTTTAATTTTAGAAGCTACCGGAGGGCCTTGAGGTTTTCTAGCGGTTCGTTCTCTACTTCCATAACCTCTATTTCCAAAACATTCTCTTGGAATTTCAGATAAAAATCGAGAAGGAATTCTATCTTCCACCTTACCGAACTTTCTGGAAGTCCTACAATAACTTAAGAATAATTCTTCCCGGGCTCTAGTAAGAGCAACGTAAAAAAGCCTTCTTTCTTCTTCATCCCCAAAATGGGATTCTTCTAAACTCATACTATGTGGGAAGGTGCCCTCTTCCAATCCGGAAAGAAAAACGATTTCAAATTCAAGTCCTTTC
Coding sequences:
- a CDS encoding LIC11625 family surface-exposed protein; translated protein: MKKILAICLLFFFALFSLQAGKSQGVVEEFNKVEEYNKNVKLSDATKKATLEKNLLSAVKYTLHHRYLEYKEITKDLNTDTMLYEPQKGTYTVYVKFKKYLFFYSFKMDPEIYLQTPENEVFYLRPENLDDPHKESTSAPDGKSGK